One part of the Apilactobacillus apisilvae genome encodes these proteins:
- a CDS encoding fibronectin type III domain-containing protein → MATYDTPIFTNQSSRLIIAVAANSEQLTFTKIVYSSDDFSNKSDDDIANLTDLTNKEITANAQSFLENGITKVRGAGNNDNLDQGLNVRTFGLYAKGNNIPEMLVAVATSQTADYLDVHNNNSSNQLTYTFNLKISNTRNINFSNIHDVSVTQADLQSALAHIDLSNYETVEDANDAHKSLKEGIDDLDTQTSQGLTAIGQQLGQLIDINKFKDEFNTKLGKYDTSADVDEKLKNINLSPYMKTADANNTFALKSDVTNLGLAAKDGKLYYDNLPVITAQAPSGISVSLDRAKDGIQATINVADNGGLSNIYYQLFYKKSDDTVWQFIDHPARTSTLTVPMDGSTYDFKAKAGNSAGLSDESSVASILTIDGSIYGASWNQGVDSTLTRTDSAVGMVAGINGQRNDFDNAPIFGEMHRVNDDKGNVFVRIPKFYIKKTQVPGLSTWQVSKIKHDDSWYLPKCFWNFSSNQELPYVDVGAYLANLNGSVLESKVNTAPANSQTIGSFRNYARNNGAGYQQLDIHVWDVLQVLFIIEFATLDSQSVMYGNAENYNSGYTDGMKGSSAGDSNNIKYRGIESMYCNIFQFVDGIGINSGNIYVCDNANNYSDSQFSYPYRPVSYRLPESSNYMQSAGLDLSNPEVTLPTSTTSTQGYYNDYCYNDSGSNYAMNVGGYGSHSSHGLFCAGVHGAFSSSYSNVGSRLIKKPVL, encoded by the coding sequence TTGGCAACTTATGATACACCGATTTTTACAAATCAAAGCAGTAGGCTAATTATTGCAGTTGCTGCTAACTCAGAACAATTAACCTTTACTAAAATTGTGTATAGTTCTGATGATTTTAGCAATAAGTCTGATGATGATATTGCTAATTTAACCGATTTAACTAATAAAGAAATTACTGCAAATGCTCAATCGTTCTTAGAAAATGGGATTACTAAAGTACGTGGTGCTGGTAATAACGACAACTTAGATCAAGGACTTAATGTTCGTACATTTGGACTATATGCAAAAGGAAACAATATCCCAGAAATGTTAGTCGCAGTTGCAACCAGTCAAACTGCTGATTACTTAGACGTTCATAACAATAACTCAAGTAACCAACTAACATATACCTTCAACTTAAAAATTAGTAATACTAGAAATATTAACTTTAGCAATATTCATGATGTTAGTGTTACACAAGCTGACCTACAATCAGCACTTGCACATATCGACCTATCTAACTACGAAACGGTTGAAGATGCAAATGATGCACATAAAAGTTTAAAGGAGGGAATAGATGATTTGGATACACAAACATCACAAGGACTAACTGCAATCGGTCAACAACTAGGTCAACTGATTGATATCAATAAATTCAAAGATGAATTTAACACTAAATTAGGAAAATATGATACCAGCGCTGACGTTGACGAAAAGCTAAAAAACATAAATCTAAGCCCATATATGAAAACTGCTGATGCCAATAATACCTTTGCGCTAAAATCAGATGTAACTAATTTAGGTTTAGCTGCTAAAGACGGCAAACTATATTACGACAACTTGCCAGTGATTACAGCTCAAGCACCATCAGGCATTAGTGTTAGTTTAGATCGTGCTAAAGATGGCATTCAGGCAACAATTAACGTTGCAGATAACGGCGGTTTGTCAAACATTTACTACCAACTTTTCTACAAAAAATCAGATGATACAGTTTGGCAGTTCATTGACCACCCAGCACGTACTAGCACCTTAACAGTACCGATGGATGGTTCAACATATGATTTCAAGGCAAAGGCTGGTAACTCAGCTGGACTATCTGACGAAAGCTCAGTAGCCAGCATTCTAACAATTGATGGTTCAATCTACGGAGCAAGTTGGAACCAAGGAGTAGATTCAACACTAACTCGTACAGATTCAGCTGTCGGCATGGTGGCTGGCATTAATGGTCAACGTAACGACTTTGATAATGCTCCAATTTTTGGCGAAATGCACCGCGTCAACGATGATAAAGGCAATGTTTTCGTTAGAATTCCAAAATTCTATATTAAAAAAACACAGGTGCCTGGTTTATCTACGTGGCAAGTATCCAAGATTAAGCATGATGACAGTTGGTATTTACCTAAATGTTTCTGGAATTTTAGCAGTAATCAAGAACTTCCATATGTAGATGTTGGTGCGTACTTAGCTAATCTAAATGGCAGTGTACTTGAATCAAAAGTTAATACAGCACCTGCTAATAGTCAAACTATTGGTAGTTTTAGAAATTACGCTCGAAACAATGGTGCTGGCTATCAACAATTAGATATTCACGTTTGGGACGTGTTGCAAGTCCTATTCATCATCGAATTCGCTACTTTAGATAGTCAAAGCGTAATGTATGGTAACGCTGAAAACTACAATTCTGGCTATACTGATGGTATGAAAGGCAGTTCTGCTGGTGATTCAAATAACATTAAATACCGTGGAATTGAGTCTATGTACTGTAACATTTTCCAATTCGTTGATGGTATTGGCATCAACTCAGGAAATATTTATGTATGTGATAATGCTAATAACTACAGCGACTCACAATTCAGCTATCCATATAGGCCAGTTAGTTATCGATTACCAGAATCAAGCAACTACATGCAATCAGCAGGATTAGATTTAAGTAATCCTGAAGTTACACTACCAACTTCAACAACTAGTACACAAGGATACTACAATGACTACTGTTATAACGATAGTGGAAGCAACTACGCAATGAATGTTGGCGGTTATGGCTCCCACTCGAGCCATGGGTTGTTTTGTGCGGGCGTCCACGGCGCGTTTTCCAGTTCGTACTCGAACGTCGGTTCCCGCTTGATTAAAAAACCTGTTCTTTAG
- a CDS encoding RNA-directed DNA polymerase: MKRYGHLYDKVADSAVINLAIDQASRGKRRRRDVKRVLENRELYVMKIQDMLLSESYQPSHIREIKINERGKERIITSSKFYPDQIIHWALVLVLEPIFYRSMYHYCLATVKGRGGALGKRAVEKWLKNDPKNTKYCLKLDIHHFYPSIDHDVLKIKLSDRFKDKRLLKVLFDIIDCYPKGLPLGLYTSQWFANFFLESLDHKIKEQWQASYYVRYMDDMVIFGCNKKKLHKLKNKINEEVKIYHLSIKDNWQVFRTDSRPIDFLGFKFYRDHTTIRRRNFLRIRRKVAKISKKSRPSVGDAHSMLSYYGWIKNSDSFKFYNEQIKLKFSVKAAKGVLKYARNARKNDD, from the coding sequence ATGAAACGTTATGGGCATTTATATGATAAGGTCGCCGACTCAGCAGTAATCAATCTAGCTATCGACCAAGCATCTAGGGGTAAACGCCGTAGGCGTGATGTTAAAAGAGTTTTGGAAAATCGTGAGCTATATGTAATGAAAATCCAAGATATGTTATTAAGCGAAAGCTATCAGCCTTCACACATACGTGAAATTAAAATAAATGAGCGTGGAAAAGAACGGATCATAACCAGTTCAAAATTCTACCCTGACCAAATAATTCATTGGGCTTTAGTACTCGTGCTAGAGCCTATTTTTTATCGAAGTATGTACCACTATTGCTTAGCAACGGTTAAAGGCCGTGGTGGTGCGCTAGGTAAGCGTGCAGTTGAAAAGTGGTTAAAGAATGATCCAAAAAATACTAAGTATTGCCTTAAATTGGATATTCACCACTTCTATCCATCGATTGATCATGATGTTTTAAAAATTAAACTATCAGACCGTTTCAAAGATAAAAGGTTGCTAAAAGTCTTATTTGATATTATTGACTGCTATCCAAAAGGCTTGCCGCTAGGACTATATACTTCTCAATGGTTTGCTAATTTTTTCTTAGAAAGTTTGGATCATAAAATTAAAGAACAATGGCAAGCATCGTACTATGTAAGGTACATGGACGACATGGTCATCTTTGGTTGCAATAAGAAAAAGCTGCATAAATTAAAGAACAAAATCAATGAAGAAGTTAAGATTTATCATTTATCAATTAAAGATAACTGGCAAGTATTCAGAACCGATTCAAGACCAATTGATTTTCTAGGCTTCAAATTCTACCGGGATCATACGACTATAAGAAGGCGTAATTTCTTAAGAATAAGAAGAAAAGTAGCTAAAATAAGCAAAAAATCACGTCCTAGTGTGGGAGATGCTCACTCAATGCTTAGTTATTATGGCTGGATTAAAAACTCAGATAGTTTCAAATTTTATAATGAACAAATCAAATTAAAATTTAGCGTAAAAGCAGCAAAAGGAGTGTTGAAATATGCAAGAAATGCACGCAAGAATGACGATTGA
- a CDS encoding GH25 family lysozyme — protein sequence MSKAFADLARYQGSSPAFFSALKSAYNCRGAIVQLTYGNYPQFVNPLGAYQVYNAYKAFGVVSAYHFYMGNPVAEANYFLKHVKQYGLDKSTLLAVDVEDGSLSGNITAQTNQFLDVLYNAGYHNLAVYSMKYWFDTKINIKNLHHNPKIWVASLGVEPKMKYDAWQYTWTGHADGSDVDLSIDKTGHFTSTEKAKQPTYWHKGSFFEAKSMLGLYSDIRLKGKRNPRFAPKSRFYAEVVKDGKVTRLKTHLGYVSANTAFSHRIK from the coding sequence ATGAGTAAAGCATTCGCTGATTTAGCTAGATATCAAGGCAGTTCACCTGCTTTTTTTAGTGCTTTAAAATCTGCATACAATTGCCGTGGAGCAATCGTGCAACTAACTTATGGAAATTATCCACAGTTTGTTAATCCGTTAGGTGCATATCAAGTTTATAATGCTTATAAAGCGTTCGGTGTAGTAAGTGCTTATCATTTCTACATGGGTAATCCAGTCGCTGAAGCTAATTACTTCTTAAAACATGTTAAACAATATGGACTAGATAAAAGTACTCTACTAGCTGTTGACGTGGAAGATGGTTCATTAAGTGGTAATATTACTGCACAAACTAATCAATTCTTAGATGTGTTATACAACGCTGGGTATCATAATCTAGCAGTCTACTCAATGAAGTATTGGTTTGATACTAAAATCAATATTAAGAATCTACATCACAATCCAAAAATCTGGGTTGCTAGTTTAGGTGTAGAACCAAAAATGAAGTATGATGCATGGCAATACACTTGGACTGGTCATGCTGACGGATCAGATGTTGATTTAAGTATTGATAAAACCGGTCACTTTACAAGTACAGAAAAAGCTAAGCAACCAACTTACTGGCACAAAGGTAGCTTTTTTGAGGCCAAATCCATGTTAGGTTTATATTCTGACATTCGCCTAAAAGGTAAACGTAATCCTAGATTTGCTCCAAAATCACGCTTCTATGCTGAAGTTGTTAAAGATGGCAAAGTTACACGACTAAAGACTCATCTCGGCTATGTTAGTGCCAACACTGCATTCTCACACCGAATTAAATAA
- a CDS encoding ParA family protein, with protein MNDKIKDTIGKLKERNKALTITVGNQKGGVGKTSNATLIGYMLAKKGVKTLVADLDPQSNATKALMLTKSNNTEHVSTIDKTLMAGVQEGSLSNLPVNIVNNLDLLPSFIDFKDFAKFVYRNTQTDSEVDHYLEPLFEPLKENYDIILIDVPPMNPEVTNNSVVMSDYVLISLQTQERSLTGAEDYLNELANLKDEYSLNVDVLGILEVLMRKKGSVDNFIIKNAKEEFGQDNIFENVIPQMERIKRFDVNGISEVDFYDKKVIGVYNQVTDEFLNRIHYFEYE; from the coding sequence ATGAATGATAAAATTAAAGATACTATTGGTAAACTAAAAGAAAGAAATAAAGCTTTAACTATAACTGTTGGTAATCAAAAGGGTGGTGTTGGTAAAACCTCAAATGCCACTTTAATAGGTTATATGTTAGCTAAAAAAGGAGTAAAAACTTTAGTGGCTGACTTAGATCCACAATCAAATGCTACTAAAGCTTTGATGCTGACAAAATCTAATAATACTGAACATGTGTCTACTATTGATAAAACTTTAATGGCTGGCGTTCAAGAAGGATCATTATCTAATTTACCTGTAAACATCGTTAATAATCTTGACTTGCTACCTAGTTTTATTGATTTTAAAGATTTTGCAAAGTTTGTATACCGAAATACTCAAACTGATTCTGAAGTGGACCATTATCTGGAACCATTGTTTGAACCGCTAAAAGAAAATTATGACATCATTTTAATTGATGTTCCTCCAATGAACCCAGAAGTAACAAATAATTCAGTTGTTATGTCAGACTATGTTTTAATTTCATTGCAGACACAAGAAAGATCATTAACTGGTGCTGAAGATTATTTAAACGAACTAGCTAATTTAAAAGATGAATATTCATTGAACGTTGATGTTTTAGGCATACTTGAAGTTTTAATGCGAAAAAAAGGTTCAGTTGATAACTTTATAATAAAAAATGCTAAAGAAGAATTTGGACAAGACAACATTTTTGAAAACGTAATTCCACAAATGGAACGTATTAAAAGATTTGATGTTAATGGAATTAGTGAAGTAGACTTTTACGATAAAAAAGTCATAGGGGTTTATAACCAAGTAACAGATGAATTTTTAAATAGAATACATTATTTTGAATATGAATAA
- a CDS encoding PH domain-containing protein: MNINKLNDLIDKSDNPNKMKKIINQLNDAGFNDSYMTGREIKALPDIIDDDETIKYAVSGFLEGDNDSVLVVVTDKRVIFENKKILFGSSNTEIPLNMVNNVSYNSGMLMAKLMVTSGTKTYTISQVPKKSVHDVAETIRTETENAKHKKQNSEKPKNNSNDGINDLRKLKQLVDENVITQEDFEAKKKQILGI; the protein is encoded by the coding sequence ATGAACATAAATAAATTAAATGATTTAATAGACAAATCTGATAATCCTAATAAAATGAAAAAGATAATCAATCAATTAAATGATGCTGGATTTAATGATTCATACATGACTGGACGTGAAATCAAAGCATTACCAGATATCATAGACGATGATGAAACAATCAAATATGCAGTATCTGGATTTTTAGAAGGAGATAATGACTCAGTACTAGTTGTTGTAACTGATAAACGTGTTATTTTTGAAAATAAAAAAATACTATTCGGGTCTAGCAATACTGAAATACCATTAAACATGGTAAACAACGTTTCATACAATTCTGGTATGCTTATGGCTAAGCTAATGGTTACAAGTGGAACTAAGACTTACACAATTTCACAAGTTCCTAAAAAATCAGTTCACGATGTAGCTGAAACAATTAGAACTGAAACTGAAAATGCAAAACATAAAAAGCAAAACAGTGAAAAACCAAAAAATAATAGTAATGACGGAATAAACGATTTAAGAAAATTAAAACAACTTGTTGATGAAAATGTTATTACTCAGGAAGATTTTGAAGCTAAAAAGAAGCAAATTTTAGGTATATAA
- a CDS encoding helix-turn-helix transcriptional regulator translates to MEEKERMVDLIELRKEKGLTQKNVADALGVSTTTINAWEHRRGNISKTHIRAYAKFMNINPMEIIDSERDFPHYDDKKYSYDDKPNIKSILSLCFELVPDRVVKVFRYARTQLSEQLHKKVTYNDLIKDVRHHDLVIDGEIYSDRDIRFFQRNERQLEDFFGSIPGDLTKTLKVKNNSLFPLYNTNQKIFLKDATLHISSGTFVVAKNKIDSEYRIFQYRSTDGDIYLFPLEKRDEGIDSSKAKFLWERNPDWELEYIIILS, encoded by the coding sequence TTGGAAGAAAAAGAAAGAATGGTAGATTTAATCGAATTAAGAAAAGAAAAAGGCCTCACTCAAAAGAATGTGGCCGATGCATTAGGCGTATCAACTACCACAATTAATGCATGGGAACATAGGCGCGGCAACATATCTAAGACACATATTAGAGCGTATGCTAAATTTATGAATATTAATCCAATGGAAATCATTGATTCAGAACGTGATTTCCCACATTATGATGACAAAAAATATAGTTACGATGATAAGCCTAATATTAAATCGATATTATCATTGTGCTTCGAGTTAGTTCCTGATCGAGTTGTTAAGGTTTTTAGATATGCAAGAACGCAATTATCTGAACAACTTCACAAAAAAGTTACTTATAATGATTTAATCAAAGATGTTAGACACCATGATTTAGTTATTGATGGAGAAATATATAGTGACCGTGATATAAGATTTTTTCAAAGGAATGAAAGGCAACTTGAAGATTTCTTTGGCTCAATACCTGGAGATTTAACCAAAACTTTAAAAGTTAAAAATAACTCTCTTTTCCCTTTATACAATACTAATCAAAAGATTTTCTTAAAAGATGCTACGCTGCATATTTCTAGTGGAACTTTTGTAGTTGCAAAAAACAAAATTGATAGTGAATATCGAATTTTCCAATATCGTTCGACTGATGGAGATATTTACTTATTTCCACTTGAGAAACGTGATGAAGGCATAGATAGCAGTAAAGCCAAATTCTTATGGGAACGTAATCCAGATTGGGAGCTAGAGTATATAATTATTCTTTCATGA
- a CDS encoding helix-turn-helix domain-containing protein has translation MHTSKQIMDIVDDYRSKKRMSMEELGKLTHTSRASISRYKNGSRQFPVNKAHLFAQALGITTSTLLGMNEIESPNMESVINSLNEENRTALYEYAKFLLQNQEDFK, from the coding sequence ATGCACACTAGCAAACAAATAATGGATATCGTTGATGATTATAGATCAAAGAAGCGTATGTCTATGGAAGAACTTGGTAAGTTAACTCATACATCAAGAGCTTCTATTTCAAGATACAAGAATGGTAGTAGACAATTCCCAGTTAACAAAGCTCACTTATTCGCACAGGCTTTAGGGATTACTACTTCTACATTATTGGGAATGAATGAAATAGAAAGCCCAAACATGGAAAGTGTGATTAACAGCTTGAATGAAGAAAATAGAACAGCATTATATGAATATGCTAAATTCTTACTTCAAAATCAAGAAGATTTCAAATAA
- a CDS encoding helix-turn-helix transcriptional regulator, which yields MTIYKFDFHKVVGARNELGLTQAEMANKIGINRNSYSLKERGKRSFGSTELANIANVTKKPVEYFFSKIVTDSKRIVA from the coding sequence ATGACAATCTACAAATTTGATTTTCATAAAGTAGTTGGTGCTAGAAACGAATTAGGACTAACTCAAGCTGAAATGGCTAATAAAATTGGAATCAATCGTAACTCTTACAGTTTAAAAGAACGTGGTAAGAGATCATTCGGTAGTACAGAATTAGCTAATATTGCAAATGTTACTAAAAAGCCAGTTGAATATTTTTTCAGCAAAATTGTAACTGATAGTAAACGTATAGTTGCTTAA
- a CDS encoding BRO-N domain-containing protein, which translates to MVLKRNDLTPINNFNFRGEDIFTIEINNKVWFWGKQVAKLLQYKKPNNAVTTLIKENHRKTLSQSACPDLGLAKMLWNGYDHSAKTLIDISGVYSLIMRSNLPQAEQFQDWVTDEVLPSIQRTGGYQVEKEKPKPMSATERLSLATQAVGELDGRVSKLESNQTINPGEYSYLNSLVSKQVYSYANNVLVHYNRKQIKELYKDISNGIKQVSNIKTRSQLRAGQYNDVIDYVTSWVPSTATKQVVKSIQLNLGGEYDD; encoded by the coding sequence ATGGTTTTAAAAAGAAATGATTTAACACCAATTAATAATTTTAACTTTAGAGGTGAAGATATCTTCACCATTGAGATTAACAATAAGGTTTGGTTCTGGGGTAAGCAAGTTGCAAAATTGCTTCAATATAAGAAGCCAAACAACGCTGTAACTACTTTAATTAAAGAAAACCATCGTAAAACATTGTCACAATCGGCTTGCCCTGATTTAGGGCTAGCGAAAATGCTATGGAATGGATACGATCATTCAGCTAAAACGTTGATTGATATTTCAGGAGTTTATTCGTTAATCATGCGTAGCAATTTACCACAAGCAGAACAATTTCAAGATTGGGTAACCGATGAAGTATTACCAAGTATTCAACGTACTGGTGGTTACCAAGTAGAAAAAGAAAAGCCTAAACCAATGAGCGCCACTGAACGTTTAAGTCTAGCCACTCAAGCGGTAGGGGAACTAGATGGTCGTGTTTCAAAGCTAGAAAGCAACCAAACAATTAATCCTGGTGAATATAGTTACCTTAATAGTTTAGTTAGCAAGCAAGTATACTCATACGCTAATAACGTACTAGTTCATTACAACAGGAAACAAATTAAGGAACTATATAAGGATATCAGTAATGGCATCAAGCAAGTATCTAACATTAAAACACGTTCGCAACTACGAGCTGGTCAATACAACGATGTGATTGACTATGTTACTAGCTGGGTTCCATCAACTGCTACTAAGCAAGTAGTTAAAAGCATTCAGTTAAATTTAGGAGGTGAATATGATGACTAA
- a CDS encoding DUF1351 domain-containing protein, producing the protein MANEVLTQDVAVEFQPGTINLSNVDELKKLVTDYANKYKELVVTEESYSNDKKVRTDLNKLKKALEDKRKEIKRAYNQPLKEFEILIKGIEAPIDDVSSNIKEQTDKFDQQAKDKKEQQIKEFIDEVCTNKGISSANIQIDPRWLNKSTSKKQWQEAANNAIELEEADQKRITQDIQMVKTFAETLGVEAEGYVYQVKNGSSANEVIQHMQADLSNRKAQQEANKASKKEIGDKQVDTNTGEVQSIITRDLTVKGTEKQMEQLDRFIENNGIEVLAKGDK; encoded by the coding sequence ATGGCAAATGAAGTATTAACACAAGATGTAGCAGTCGAATTTCAACCAGGAACAATCAACCTTAGCAACGTTGACGAACTTAAAAAGTTGGTTACTGATTACGCTAATAAATATAAAGAATTAGTAGTCACCGAAGAATCATACTCAAATGATAAAAAGGTTCGTACTGATTTAAACAAGTTGAAAAAGGCATTGGAAGATAAGCGTAAGGAAATCAAACGTGCCTACAATCAACCACTAAAGGAATTTGAAATCCTAATCAAAGGAATTGAAGCACCTATTGATGATGTAAGTTCCAATATTAAGGAACAAACTGACAAGTTCGACCAACAAGCTAAGGATAAAAAAGAACAACAAATTAAAGAATTTATTGATGAAGTATGTACTAACAAAGGCATTTCATCAGCAAATATTCAAATTGATCCAAGATGGTTAAATAAATCTACATCTAAAAAACAATGGCAAGAAGCAGCTAATAATGCCATTGAGCTTGAAGAAGCTGACCAAAAACGTATTACTCAAGATATTCAAATGGTTAAAACATTTGCTGAAACATTAGGTGTTGAAGCTGAAGGTTATGTTTACCAGGTAAAAAATGGTTCTAGTGCTAATGAAGTTATTCAACATATGCAAGCAGACTTGTCCAATCGAAAAGCTCAACAAGAAGCCAATAAAGCATCTAAAAAAGAAATTGGCGATAAGCAAGTTGATACCAATACAGGTGAAGTTCAATCAATCATTACACGTGATTTAACTGTTAAAGGTACTGAAAAACAAATGGA